Proteins co-encoded in one Bacillus sp. FSL H8-0547 genomic window:
- a CDS encoding G5 domain-containing protein, whose product MGTSSKRKTFFVLFGCVFILFGFSFFGAKAYGALFNEKTVPSGVEAGGVPLSGLSQKEAEAKLNQAITAWKENSFYFLQADRELGLDLNLVVFDVKKTADLAVADKTNRLIAAVDEKALSTFLENELSADTFGAVDQKALSAEIELAASELTEGIFTLSINKYLLKEKLPKTLLAGSELPADPGLLLQPAVIRIDPLETFSLEAYLEEFPLQLDDAALSRMATGIYQTILLTNFDILERHISAELPAYAELGKEAAFMKGKQDLVFYNPNDAAYELKLVQDGGSLSISLEGAAFENAYSLTMENEKEFKPKTIIHYDPALDDQTTRVKEEGRSGQSAEVYRNELDSNGSVLSSTLISDDFYAPVHRVEVKALKSEQQSVPGGEEGTVQPEAGADQNKPAEGTGNSPLENQPDKTPPAGGDRDQELWEEPAFEKGDE is encoded by the coding sequence GTGGGTACATCATCAAAAAGAAAAACGTTTTTTGTTTTGTTCGGATGTGTTTTTATTCTCTTTGGATTTTCTTTTTTTGGAGCGAAGGCGTATGGAGCGCTTTTTAATGAAAAAACGGTTCCTTCTGGTGTCGAGGCGGGCGGAGTACCGCTGTCCGGCCTGTCTCAGAAGGAAGCGGAAGCAAAGCTGAATCAGGCCATCACCGCCTGGAAAGAAAACAGCTTTTATTTTCTTCAGGCAGACCGGGAGCTCGGTCTGGATCTGAATCTTGTCGTATTCGATGTGAAAAAAACAGCGGATCTCGCTGTTGCCGATAAAACGAACCGGCTGATTGCCGCGGTTGATGAAAAAGCTCTTAGCACATTTCTTGAAAATGAGCTCAGTGCAGACACGTTCGGAGCTGTTGACCAAAAAGCGCTCTCAGCCGAAATAGAGCTCGCAGCATCTGAATTGACAGAGGGGATTTTCACTCTGTCTATCAATAAGTACCTGTTGAAAGAAAAACTTCCAAAAACGCTGCTTGCAGGATCTGAACTTCCTGCAGATCCGGGTCTTCTCCTGCAGCCGGCTGTTATCCGGATAGACCCTCTCGAAACGTTCTCTTTGGAAGCGTATCTCGAAGAGTTTCCCCTGCAGCTGGATGATGCCGCTTTGAGCAGGATGGCAACAGGAATCTATCAGACCATTCTCCTCACGAACTTTGACATTCTTGAACGCCACATAAGTGCAGAACTGCCCGCCTATGCAGAGCTTGGCAAGGAAGCTGCATTTATGAAAGGTAAGCAGGACCTTGTCTTTTACAACCCGAACGATGCGGCTTATGAACTGAAGCTTGTTCAGGACGGAGGGTCCCTTTCCATCAGTCTTGAAGGAGCTGCCTTTGAGAATGCGTACAGTTTAACAATGGAAAATGAAAAAGAATTTAAGCCTAAAACCATCATTCACTATGACCCGGCTCTTGATGATCAGACGACAAGAGTAAAAGAGGAAGGCAGAAGCGGACAGTCTGCTGAAGTGTACAGGAATGAGCTGGACAGTAACGGCAGCGTACTGTCAAGCACCCTGATATCAGACGACTTTTACGCACCTGTTCACAGAGTGGAAGTAAAAGCGCTCAAGTCAGAACAGCAATCAGTCCCGGGCGGCGAAGAAGGAACCGTTCAGCCGGAAGCAGGGGCTGATCAAAACAAACCTGCAGAAGGAACGGGG
- a CDS encoding type II secretion system protein, with translation MKTAFKKERGFTLIEVLASIVILTIMFSVLSSFFVNSASYSNSFDKNITSQQLSKSLLEAYQAEGFIEAKRKLSTREVLAPDAIRQKLALQEEAFSLSGYSADVSFKEPPQANLRGKLVEISVTVTNRDGISSSSTLEGYVRK, from the coding sequence ATGAAAACGGCTTTTAAAAAAGAACGGGGATTTACATTGATCGAAGTTTTAGCCTCCATCGTCATTTTGACCATCATGTTTTCGGTTCTGAGCAGTTTTTTCGTGAATAGTGCTTCTTACTCAAATTCTTTCGACAAAAACATTACATCCCAGCAGCTTAGCAAAAGTCTTCTTGAAGCCTATCAGGCGGAAGGATTTATTGAAGCAAAAAGAAAACTAAGCACAAGAGAAGTTCTGGCCCCTGATGCCATAAGGCAGAAACTCGCACTTCAAGAAGAAGCTTTTTCTCTGAGCGGATATTCTGCCGACGTCTCCTTTAAAGAACCGCCGCAGGCAAATTTAAGGGGAAAGCTTGTAGAAATTTCAGTCACAGTGACAAACCGTGACGGGATATCGTCCTCTTCTACACTCGAAGGGTATGTGCGCAAATGA